TCTGGTAAAACTGGATACTAACGGGTCATTTCCTGATTCATTAAAAATATTTATTAATAAAAAGCTGATTGATTATATCGCGATGGATTTGAAAGCCCCGCTGGATGAGAGATATAATCTTATCACCCAGACAGATGTGGATTTATCTAAAATCCACGAAAGCATTAATTTGCTTTTGACCGGTAGTGTTGATTATGAATTCAGGATGACATTAGTGCCCGGTTATATAGAAAAGGAAGGATTGACCTCAATAGCGGAAGAAATAAAGGGCGCTAAAAAATTTATCCTGCAGAATTTTAATCCAAAGGAAGCGCTAAATTCCTCCTTGAGAACTGTTAAACCTTATACGGACACTGAAATGAACGGATTTAAAAAGGCAATTGAAAAATATGTCCAGTTTTCAAAGGTCCGGTAAGATTGAAACAAAGGGTCAAGCCCCCTTGTTTATTTGCAGAACTTTGACAGTTAAACCCTAAAAAATCGCAAAAGAAGCGAAAAGAACCGCATAGAAATAAGGGGCGGTTCTTTTTTTTGGCCAAAGTGTAGTGCCATGTTTGATTAAAAATAATTAAAATTTT
This sequence is a window from bacterium. Protein-coding genes within it:
- a CDS encoding anaerobic ribonucleoside-triphosphate reductase activating protein, translated to MKIKGFIETSFVDWDGKISSVIFLPGCNFRCVFCHNHALLFEHKKLPDIPWKEVKKKLLRHKGWVDGVCITGGEPLINRDLQGLVEAIKDLGFLVKLDTNGSFPDSLKIFINKKLIDYIAMDLKAPLDERYNLITQTDVDLSKIHESINLLLTGSVDYEFRMTLVPGYIEKEGLTSIAEEIKGAKKFILQNFNPKEALNSSLRTVKPYTDTEMNGFKKAIEKYVQFSKVR